The proteins below are encoded in one region of Fulvia fulva chromosome 9, complete sequence:
- a CDS encoding Vacuolar segregation protein 7: MMANKDSQNEFRSLTGQMEAAEPGSNGTNATARKAASAQNRQTSQAGTPQPPTLRKSSFTNLAPQVSSPLAQSPRTSRNTSPIRKDQPPAKKDSLSTKPSAAAIQRALSASSVPHLQQQQHQGNSISEAVSKLPGRVHATASGESTPQWPISPRLKSPPPSGPSSRRGSAAAQKKSEQGSAPSIQVLSATPQNNNITMQSSSRTASSEDRRPDPQLQPPPAPKASARGPSGKSTLATVQENSGDSQEPSPAAIQAAVDPTPLTKVTGNDDRSPKRETPVKGDEQRPTESGSESTGNKSDTNVQGRDRQHSATHNATSQSQPRPKNAPVKNSYPLTTTKSRQGDGKTGGMTVETETVQSIPQSGLAPAGEAANRLRTDNNGSIRLKPSTETIRPKKERKKDSRTKRSVNQGTATSKADLFERRVADAVDEANTSDSDETFVYESNPVEPQRRQRHHSRTPSVTSAHSMADQQRSAIRGFGDAFDDRRVEGKRSMKFSSRTHNDFDSPDSKDGTIRSHTPRHIGRYGRGGHHSASYDQQTFGDPPYTQASKLRQNHVQRSRPNSPRSPQSMQLRPGGFLAGNRKQEQPYDFEQNADDERTPLVGTGTVRGPRGYGYRSIRRPGSSMAHSFEDYEEPDSRWRCCSGKAGACLLTTLLTIGVVVTAVFFVFASNRPLYDVEIREIKNVLASEQELMLDLKVGAINPNTLGINVGDMDVNVFAKSKHVGTHKPDKDNDVSGKSQRRRRISLEPSDKNGSKDKNPNPIQDPDGHWHAPGDDDDDDDDGSDIEKDAQTMLLGRIFKFDQALNFVASPINRHLHYSTGQLRLMKPGNKTETGGSERWEKVIQYPFELVVRGVLKYQLPISSRLQSVAVGASVMVHPEEGIDKKGNMRLEPISHSEHWQWVEWPDLMDDPEVDDPDERIEGNKVEEIA, translated from the exons ATGATGGCGAACAAAGACAGTCAGAACGAGTTCCGTTCGCTTACCGGCCAGATGGAGGCTGCTGAGCCTGGTAGTAATGGGACGAATGCGACGGCGAGGAAGGCGGCGAGTGCACAGAACAGACAGACATCGCAAGCGGGGACACCTCAGCCGCCAACACTGCGGAAGTCATCTTTTACGAATCTGGCTCCTCAGGTGTCGTCACCCCTTGCTCAAAGTCCGCGAACGTCACGAAACACGTCTCCGATCAGGAAGGACCAACCACCCGCGAAGAAAGATTCATTATCTACGAAGCCGTCAGCAGCAGCGATACAGAGGGCTCTTTCGGCGTCGAGCGTGCCGCATCtccagcagcagcagcaccAAGGCAACAGCATATCAGAAGCCGTGTCAAAATTGCCAGGTCGTGTGCACGCAACAGCTTCGGGTGAATCCACACCGCAATGGCCCATCTCACCCCGGCTGAAGTCGCCACCACCTTCTGGACCAAGCTCAAGGAGAGGCTCTGCAGCTGCCCAAAAGAAGTCCGAACAAGGCAGCGCGCCAAGTATACAGGTGCTTAGTGCGACTCCTCAGAACAACAACATCACAATGCAGTCCTCGAGTCGAACAGCAAGCTCGGAAGATCGAAGACCGGATCCACAACTTCAGCCACCACCTGCACCCAAAGCTTCGGCTAGAGGCCCAAGCGGAAAGTCGACACTGGCCACAGTACAAGAGAATAGTGGAGATTCTCAAGAACCGAGTCCTGCTGCTATTCAGGCAGCTGTTGATCCCACACCACTTACGAAGGTGACTGGCAATGACGATCGTTCTCCAAAGCGTGAAACGCCCGTCAAGGGAGATGAACAGAGACCAACCGAAAGTGGTAGCGAAAGTACCGGTAACAAAAGCGATACGAATGTGCAAGGCAGGGATCGCCAGCATTCTGCGACGCACAATGCCACCAGTCAATCGCAACCACGACCGAAGAATGCACCCGTGAAGAACAGCTACCCCCTAACAACTACGAAATCGCGCCAAGGCGATGGCAAGACTGGCGGCATGACAGTCGAGACCGAGACGGTCCAATCCATTCCACAATCAGGTCTTGCGCCAGCTGGAGAAGCAGCGAACCGCCTTCGTACCGATAACAACGGAAGCATCAGACTCAAGCCTAGTACCGAAACCATACGACCGAAGAAGGAGCGTAAGAAGGATTCACGTACGAAGCGCAGTGTCAACCAGGGAACAG CAACCTCGAAGGCCGACCTGTTTGAACGAAGAGTGGCGGACGCGGTAGACGAGGCCAACACCTCCGACTCTGACGAGACCTTTGTCTATGAGTCGAATCCCGTTGAGCCACAACGACGACAACGACACCATTCGAGGACTCCAAGCGTGACTTCGGCGCACAGCATGGCTGATCAGCAGCGAAGCGCGATCAGAGGGTTTGGAGATGCATTCGACGATAGGCGAGTCGAGGGCAAACGAAGCATGAAGTTCTCAAGCAGGACTCATAACGATTTTGATAGTCCTGACAGCAAGGACGGGACTATCAGATCACATACACCGCGACACATTGGCAGGTATGGGCGAGGCGGGCACCACTCGGCATCTTATGATCAACAAACTTTTGGCGACCCACCCTATACACAAGCATCGAAGCTGCGACAAAATCACGTACAGCGATCTCGACCGAATTCACCAAGGAGTCCTCAGAGTATGCAGCTTCGACCAGGTGGCTTCCTGGCCGGTAACAGAAAGCAAGAGCAGCCATACGACTTCGAACAGAACGCTGACGACGAGCGGACGCCTCTTGTCGGGACGGGTACTGTTCGTGGGCCTCGAGGTTATGGCTACCGCAGCATTCGACGACCCGGAAGCAGCATGGCTCATTCATTCGAGGACTACGAAGAGCCTGATTCACGCTGGCGATGCTGCAGCGGCAAGGCTGGTGCTTGTCTACTGACCACCTTGCTGACAATTGGCGTTGTTGTGACCGCCGTCTTCTTTGTTTTCGCGTCGAACAGACCTCTTTACGATGTCGAGATCCGTGAGATCAAGAATGTACTGGCAAGCGAACAGGAGCTGATGCTGGATCTGAAAGTCGGTGCTATCAACCCGAACACCCTGGGCATCAATGTTGGTGATATGGATGTCAATGTCTTCGCCAAGAGCAAGCATGTTGGCACTCATAAGCCGGACAAGGACAATGATGTCTCTGGAAAGAGTCAACGGAGGAGGCGAATTAGCTTAGAGCCATCGGATAAGAACGGCTCCAAGGATAAGAACCCGAACCCAATCCAGGATCCGGATGGTCACTGGCACGCTCCAGgagatgatgatgatgacgacgacgacggttCAGATATCGAGAAGGATGCGCAAACCATGCTACTGGGGCGCATTTTCAAGTTCGATCAGGCGCTGAACTTTGTTGCTAGCCCCATTAACCGTCACCTGCATTACTCCACCGGTCAGCTACGCCTCATGAAGCCCGGCAACAAGACCGAGACTGGCGGCAGTGAGAGGTGGGAGAAGGTGATTCAGTATCCCTTCGAGCTCGTCGTACGAGGAGTATTGAAGTACCAGTTACCTATCTCATCCCGCTTACAGAGCGTGGCAGTGGGCGCCTCGGTCATGGTGCATCCGGAAGAAGGCATCGACAAGAAGGGTAACATGCGACTTGAGCCCATCAGTCATTCCGAGCACTGGCAGTGGGTCGAGTGGCCTGACCTGATGGACGACCCAGAAGTCGACGATCCCGATGAGAGGATAGAAGGGAATAAGGTGGAGGAGATCGCCTGA
- a CDS encoding Ecp55, whose product MVFHASLLAAASATLVTAAYSSSCSSGPAAEFLLLSNYQPAQQFCAQNYPPPAPKTVTLCSAALSYTGSRKRDDSGSNDDTSNGMPPPARTIFKALLRQDDPTQKIFCACITPPVKPITVIASCAAGQTCSPDGVCRPTRDCSNPASCDGHSFCGKGPTGNNLFCHQDTDNAEMGYCMNDGPADQGCPEPYEDCQANSDCGGSRVCIHSCCRSEPFCVDVMDYRSENHMSPSKMFRRSA is encoded by the coding sequence ATGGTGTTTCacgcctctctcctcgcgGCGGCGAGTGCCACACTGGTCACAGCTGCATACTCATCATCGTGCTCCTCTGGACCGGCAGCGGAGTTTCTGCTCCTATCGAATTACCAGCCGGCGCAGCAGTTCTGCGCGCAGAACTACCCTCCTCCAGCTCCGAAGACTGTCACTTTGTGCTCTGCCGCACTATCATACACAGGTTCGCGAAAACGCGACGATAGCGGCTCAAATGATGATACTAGCAATGGAATGCCTCCACCTGCAAGGACCATCTTCAAAGCACTCCTCCGCCAGGACGACCCCACTCAGAAGATCTTCTGCGCATGCATTACTCCGCCCGTGAAACCCATCACAGTAATAGCAAGTTGCGCCGCAGGCCAAACCTGCAGCCCCGACGGCGTTTGTCGACCTACCCGAGACTGCAGCAATCCAGCCTCCTGCGACGGACACTCCTTCTGTGGCAAAGGGCCTACTGGAAACAACCTCTTCTGTCATCAGGATACTGACAATGCCGAGATGGGGTATTGCATGAATGACGGTCCCGCCGATCAAGGATGTCCGGAGCCGTATGAGGATTGCCAGGCCAATTCTGATTGTGGTGGTTCCAGGGTGTGCATACATTCTTGCTGCAGGAGTGAGCCGTTCTGTGTGGATGTCATGGATTATAGGTCGGAGAATCACATGTCGCCTTCGAAAATGTTTAGAAGGAGTGCTTGA
- a CDS encoding Pro-apoptotic serine protease gives MSLSTSAALVRTTLSTPSRLNSRLHLRSSSSVFPNRATATLLHHVLRPLPALSRHTSLCSCTSRYHSASASRLPFAFFKASSTARAAPSALTTVHSTFQQHAHFTRTAYKSDAMDHAATKRKQPPTSSASDRPSKQVRRPSPAPMENGTKAVGNGVPASAADTPNGYGSPKADEEGGLVHAAAGPDTAEWQATTEKVVRNVVSIHFCQTCSFDTDSAISSEATGFVVDAERGYILTNRHVVGAGPFWGYCIFDNHEECDVYPVYRDPVHDFGILRFDPKAVKYMQLNSLELRPDLAKVGTEIRVVGNDAGEKLSILSGVISRLDRNAPEYGEGYSDFNTNYIQAAAAASGGSSGSPVVNIDGFAVALQAGGRADGAATDYFLPLDRPLRALQRIREGKHVDRGTIQTQWILKPFDECRRLGLTSNWEAEVRKQFPKETGMLVAEVVLPKGPGDSKLEEGDVLVKVNGELLTQFVRLDDILDSSVDGKVKLLIQRGGVDQETELNVEDLHAITPDRFVSVAGASFHELSYQQARLYAIALKDPGVYCCEASGSFRFEGSEYGWLIQSIDNKPTPNLTTFIEVMKSVADRSRVVVTYKHLRDMHTLNTSIMLVDRHWNKSMRLVVRNDTTGLWDFSDLADPLPPQEPVPRKANFIKMEGAQHPAAVEVIRSFVRVSTMLPLKLDGFPKARKIGFGLVIDAEKGLVVVSRAIVPYDMCDISITIADSIIVDGKVVFLHPLQNYAIIQYDPSLVQAPVRTAKLADKPIKQGENTIFFGFNQNLRPVVAKTAVTDITTVAIPASASTPRYRAVNLDAITVDTSLSGQCSSGVLVAEDGTVQALWLNYLGERSGHSGKDVEYHLGFATPALLPVIDEVKSGRKPNLRILNLETQTVQMSQCRIMGVSEKWIERVERDDPERHQLFMVRKVDAGNVNGLQEGDIILTLNDKLVTRVSDLDIMYNNETLRAKIVRKQEEMELDVPTVPTEELETDQILVFCGAVLHRPHHAVRQQISKVHSDIYVSARFRGSPAYAYGLAPTNFILAVNAVPTPDVKSLIGEVNKIPDNTYFRLKVMTFDNVPWVATMKKNEHYFPTVEFVKDSSQREGWKRVMYEGGKKKVGEGELMPEVLDEGGASVEVDDGMGKE, from the coding sequence ATGTCTCTTAGCACGTCTGCAGCGCTTGTGAGAACGACACTCAGCACACCATCTCGCTTGAACAGTCGTCTCCATCTccgcagcagcagcagcgtCTTTCCCAACAGAGCGACCGCGACGCTCTTACATCACGTCCTGCGGCCTTTGCCTGCCTTGTCGAGACATACATCCTTGTGCTCTTGCACATCGCGCTACCATTCAGCGTCTGCATCGCGCCTTCCCTTCGCGTTCTTCAAAGCATCGTCGACAGCAAGAGCGGCGCCGTCTGCATTGACCACGGTTCATTCCACGTTTCAGCAACACGCTCACTTCACACGGACCGCCTATAAGAGCGACGCTATGGATCATGCTGCCACCAAACGCAAGCAACCGCCAACTTCCAGCGCATCGGATCGCCCGTCGAAGCAAGTCCGCAGACCTTCACCAGCACCAATGGAGAATGGCACAAAGGCTGTGGGAAACGGAGTGCCCGCATCCGCAGCAGACACACCAAACGGATATGGGTCGCCCAAGGCAGATGAAGAGGGAGGTCTGGTACATGCAGCCGCAGGTCCGGACACTGCAGAGTGGCAGGCGACGACGGAGAAGGTGGTCAGGAATGTCGTGAGCATTCACTTCTGCCAGACCTGCTCCTTCGACACGGACTCGGCCATTTCAAGCGAGGCGACTGGATTCGTGGTCGATGCGGAAAGGGGATACATTCTCACAAACCGACATGTCGTTGGCGCCGGGCCATTTTGGGGATACTGCATCTTCGACAACCATGAGGAGTGCGACGTCTACCCAGTCTACCGAGACCCTGTCCACGACTTTGGTATCCTGCGATTCGATCCCAAGGCTGTCAAGTACATGCAACTGAACTCGCTAGAGCTGCGACCAGATCTTGCCAAGGTCGGCACCGAGATTCGGGTTGTAGGTAACGATGCAGGAGAGAAGCTGAGCATCCTGTCTGGTGTCATTTCACGGCTGGACAGGAACGCGCCTGAGTACGGTGAGGGATATAGCGACTTCAACACCAATTACATTCAGGCAGCGGCTGCGGCATCCGGAGGCTCCTCAGGTTCGCCTGTTGTCAATATCGATGGTTTCGCGGTAGCGTTACAAGCAGGAGGCCGAGCAGATGGCGCGGCGACCGACTACTTCCTACCActcgatcgacctctccgcGCGTTGCAACGGATAAGAGAAGGGAAGCACGTGGACAGAGGGACGATACAGACCCAGTGGATACTGAAGCCATTCGATGAGTGTCGAAGACTTGGTCTCACCTCGAACTGGGAGGCAGAAGTACGAAAACAATTCCCGAAAGAGACTGGCATGCTCGTCGCGGAGGTCGTACTCCCGAAAGGACCAGGAGACAGCAAGCTCGAAGAAGGCGACGTGCTGGTCAAGGTCAACGGAGAGCTGTTGACGCAGTTCGTCCGGCTGGATGACATACTTGACAGCAGTGTCGATGGCAAGGTGAAACTCCTCATCCAGCGTGGTGGCGTGGACCAGGAGACTGAACTGAACGTCGAGGACCTTCACGCCATTACACCCGACAGGTTCGTCTCTGTAGCAGGCGCATCTTTCCACGAGCTGTCGTACCAGCAGGCCCGCCTATACGCCATTGCGCTCAAAGACCCTGGTGTCTACTGCTGCGAGGCATCTGGATCTTTCCGATTTGAGGGCTCAGAGTATGGCTGGCTCATTCAGTCCATCGACAACAAGCCTACACCAAACCTGACCACTTTCATCGAGGTTATGAAGAGCGTCGCGGATCGCAGTAGGGTAGTGGTGACGTATAAGCATCTTAGGGACATGCATACGCTCAACACTAGCATCATGCTTGTCGATCGTCACTGGAACAAAAGTATGCGGCTGGTGGTGCGTAACGACACGACTGGGCTGTGGGACTTCTCGGACTTGGCGGATCCTTTGCCTCCACAAGAGCCTGTTCCTAGGAAGGCCAACTTCATCAAGATGGAAGGTGCACAACATCCGGCTGCTGTGGAGGTGATTAGGTCCTTTGTTAGAGTCAGCACTATGCTGCCGCTGAAACTCGACGGATTCCCGAAGGCACGAAAGATCGGCTTCGGTCTAGTCATCGACGCTGAAAAGGGCCTGGTGGTTGTGTCTCGCGCAATCGTACCCTACGATATGTGTGACATCTCTATCACCATCGCTGACTCAATCATCGTGGATGGCAAAGTCGTATTCCTCCACCCTCTGCAGAACTACGCGATCATTCAGTACGATCCTTCGTTGGTTCAAGCCCCGGTGAGAACAGCCAAGCTTGCAGATAAGCCAATCAAGCAGGGAGAGAACACAATCTTCTTCGGTTTCAACCAAAATCTCCGGCCTGTGGTTGCAAAGACTGCTGTCACAGACATAACGACTGTTGCCATTCCAGCGAGCGCATCTACACCACGATACCGTGCTGTCAACCTTGACGCCATTACTGTCGACACCTCCTTGAGCGGTCAATGCAGTAGTGGCGTACTAGTCGCCGAGGATGGAACTGTCCAGGCACTGTGGCTGAACTACCTGGGAGAGCGGTCGGGACATAGCGGTAAGGACGTTGAGTACCATCTCGGTTTCGCCACGCCTGCGCTTCTGCCTGTGATCGACGAAGTCAAGAGTGGCAGGAAGCCAAACCTCCGCATCTTGAACCTCGAGACACAAACAGTACAAATGTCACAATGCCGAATCATGGGCGTAAGCGAGAAGTGGATCGAACGCGTCGAGCGTGATGACCCAGAACGCCATCAGCTCTTTATGGTCCGCAAGGTCGACGCCGGCAATGTCAATGGATTACAAGAAGGCGACATCATCCTCACGCTCAACGACAAGCTGGTCACCAGGGTTAGCGACCTGGACATCATGTATAACAACGAGACCCTGCGCGCCAAGATCGTCCGCAAACAAGAAGAGATGGAGCTCGATGTGCCAACAGTGCCTACGGAAGAGCTCGAGACCGACCAAATTCTTGTCTTCTGCGGTGCTGTGCTTCATCGACCTCACCACGCTGTGCGTCAGCAGATCTCAAAGGTGCACAGCGACATCTACGTCTCGGCTCGCTTCCGCGGATCGCCAGCGTATGCCTACGGCTTGGCGCCGACGAACTTCATCCTGGCTGTTAACGCTGTGCCTACGCCCGACGTCAAGTCGTTGATTGGGGAGGTCAACAAGATTCCAGACAACACATACTTCCGATTGAAGGTCATGACCTTTGACAATGTGCCTTGGGTGGCGACGATGAAGAAGAATGAGCACTACTTCCCAACTGTAGAGTTTGTCAAGGACTCCAGCCAACGCGAAGGATGGAAGCGCGTCATGTATGAAGGTGGGAAGAAAAAGGTTGGCGAGGGCGAGTTGATGCCTGAGGTTTTAGATGAGGGTGGCGCTAGCGTTGAGGTCGATGACGGTATGGGTAAAGAGTAG
- a CDS encoding Tyrosinase, with protein sequence MHIHSLTAHAALLLQLGLAIGTPLLQHQVEELSSTSASSYSQHERRQSSNGTFVVTGVAGAGVHPRLELRAMQDDADLWNLYILGLRRFYDTDQDDKLSFYQISGIHGRPYGDWDGVPPAEDTDSPGYCLHVSNLFLTWHRPYLALYEQLIYEHVIDAANSFPAGAVRRRYLAAAGRFRVPYWDWAAVPPNGESVWPTVVTTPTIGVTLPNGTANISNPLYAYNFHPNLLEDQVIDMFWDPFTQWDESKRYPTQPLTTLSESQNNLIGSVLDNLRNNLMNRLYNQFTYYDNFTLFSTSAWIENGIQNADSAESIHDVIHNNVGQGGSMTYLEFSAYDPIFWLHHTMMDRILALWQELHPESYVQPRVTGMGSYTIPVGMTADANTPLAPFHKSSNGDMYTSNDVRSTTTFGYTYPELANNASTASVRVAMNTLYGSNAAAGGPVRRAQPISSAASRKQVETTPGEVIDGQYRHYVANIVSSRFAVNGSYSVYVFLGDPGEEEPSNWQLSHNLVGSHSVFAALTKAGARMKTAGMNPIKVTGAIPLTDSLLNKAAAGEVKSMDSETVERYLRRSLQWRVAKMDGTILDAANVSDLSITIVSARVNPAVNDDDFPSWSDFRELKAVTEGKVGGR encoded by the exons ATGCACATACATTCGTTGACAGCTCATGCTGCCTTGCTCCTACAGCTTGGCTTGGCGATCGGTACGCCTTTATTGCAACATCAGGTCGAGGAGCTAAGCTCAACATCGGCATCGTCTTACTCACAGCACGAGCGGCGCCAATCCTCCAATGGCACGTTTGTTGTCACTGGCGTGGCAGGCGCAGGCGTGCATCCACGACTAGAGCTCAGAGCAATGCAGGATGATGCCGACCTATGGAACCTCTATATCCTTGGGCTTCGGCGCTTCTATGATACTGACCAGGATGATAAGCTATCTTTCTACCAGATCAGTG GCATCCATGGTCGACCTTACGGCGATTGGGATGGCGTTCCTCCCGCCGAGGACACTGATTCTCCCGGGTACTGTCTGCATGTTTCTAACCTCTTCCTGACGTGGCATCGACCTTACCTGGCCCTGTATGAGCAGCTCATCTACGAGCACGTGATCGATGCGGCCAACTCATTTCCAGCAGGCGCTGTCCGACGTCGATATCTAGCAGCGGCTGGACGGTTCAGAGTACCTTACTGGGATTGGGCTGCAGTACCTCCAAATGGGGAGAGCGTGTGGCCCACTGTTGTCACTACACCGACCATTGGGGTGACTCTACCCAATGGCACAGCGAATATCTCGAATCCACTCTATGCATACAACTTTCACCCGAACTTACTTGAGGATCAAGTAATCGACATGTTCTGGGATCCA TTCACCCAGTGGGATGAATCAAAGCGATATCCAACTCAGCCACTCACCACTTTATCTGAAAGCCAGAACAATCTCATTGGATCGGTTCTCGACAACCTCAGGAACAATCTTATGAACCGGCTGTACAATCAATTTACGTACTACGACAACTTCACGCTGTTCTCGACGTCGGCCTGGATAGAGAATGGTATCCAGAACGCAGATAGCGCGGAGTCGATCCATGACGTGATACACAACAATGTTGGCCAAGGTGGCAGTATGACCTACCTTGAATTCTCAGCTTATGATCCAATTTTCTGGCTACATCATACTATGATGGACAGAATACTTGCGTTGTGGCAAGAGCTCCATCCGGAAAGCTACGTGCAGCCTAGGGTCACTGGCATGGGTTCATACACAATTCCCGTTGGCATGACGGCTGATGCCAATACTC CGCTTGCTCCGTTCCACAAAAGCAGCAACGGTGACATGTACACATCGAACGATGTCCGCTCGACAACGACTTTCGGCTATACGTATCCAGAGTTGGCCAACAATGCATCCACTGCTTCAGTCAGAGTTGCCATGAACACGCTCTACGGCAGTAATGCTGCGGCGGGAGGCCCAGTCCGGAGGGCACAACCCATCTCTAGCGCTGCTTCGAGAAAGCAAGTCGAGACAACTCCTGGTGAGGTCATTGATGGCCAGTATCGACATTACGTCGCCAATATCGTAAGCAGCAGATTTGCTGTCAACGGATCCTACTCCGTGTATGTATTCCTAGGCGATCCTGGTGAAGAAGAGCCTAGCAATTGGCAGCTATCGCACAATTTGGTTGGGTCGCACTCGGTGTTCGCAGCTTTGACGAAAGCAGGCGCTAGGATGAAGACCGCTGGCATGAACCCTATCAAGGTCACTGGAGCTATACCACTGACGGATAGTCTTCTCAACAAAGCGGCAGCGGGAGAGGTCAAGAGCATGGACTCAGAAACAGTCGAGCGATACCTGCGGAGGAGTCTGCAGTGGCGAGTGGCCAAG ATGGACGGCACGATCCTCGATGCTGCAAACGTATCCGACCTTTCGATCACGATTGTCAGCGCCCGCGTGAACCCGGCTGTCAACGACGATGACTTTCCATCCTGGAGCGACTTCCGAGAACTGAAAGCCGTCACCGAAGGCAAGGTTGGAGGCCGCTGA
- a CDS encoding putative 26S proteasome regulatory subunit rpn3: protein MADKMDIDAVNAEKQEESVGPAPDLPPERIIINNLHFINQAVDNFDSRFTLRALRSIATLRKSDKFAEALVVGIRTAYPKASNKGRQILEELLPESHQANGTAAGKEKDTAEEQTHPEIWAYLGVLVQVYLYDNGEFEKGADFSENFIERIRSWNRRTLDQIGAKAYFYYALFHEELDPKPPSKQSPVIDTRPKLLAALRSAVLRKDTDTQAAVTVLLLRNYISTADITQADLLVAQTQFPTSASNNQVCRYLYYIGRIRAIQLAYTQAHDHLESATRKSPTNGPAVGFYQQATKLLIVVELLMGDIPERSIFRQPALESALYPYLKLVQAVRVGDLQAFLKCVSLNEQQFRKDGTYTLVLRLRQNVIKTGVRMLSLSYSRISLRDICTRLGVDSEESAEYITAKAIRDGVIEASLDHQNGHMVTVPQKDAYSTTEPSDAFHARISALLGMRDECVMAMRYPMNKNRQELAEAAKARDRERELAKEIVEGEGDIDDGDDGGFEGM from the exons ATGGCGGACAAGATGGACATAGATGCCGTCAACGCGGAGAAGCAGGAAGAGAGCGTCGGACCAGCACCAGACCTGCCTCCGGAGCGCA TAATCATCAACAACCTCCACTTCATCAACCAGGCCGTGGACAACTTCGACTCGAGATTCACACTACGCGCGCTCCGGAGCATAGCAACATTACGGAAGTCGGACAAGTTCGCAGAGGCGCTGGTGGTGGGCATTCGGACAGCATATCCCAAAGCCTCCAACAAGGGCAGACAAATCCTGGAGGAGCTGCTGCCCGAGTCACATCAGGCGAACGGCACTGCGGCAGGCAAGGAAAAGGACACAGCAGAAGAGCAGACACATCCCGAGATCTGGGCCTACCTGGGTGTTTTGGTGCAG GTCTATCTCTACGACAACGGCGAGTTCGAGAAGGGCGCCGACTTCAGTGAGAACTTCATCGAGCGAATCCGAAGCTGGAACAGACGTACTCTCGACCAGATTGGCGCAAAGGCATACTTCTACTATGCCCTGTTCCACGAAGAGCTGGACCCAAAGCCACCGTCAAAGCAGTCACCCGTCATCGATACACGGCCGAAGCTGCTCGCAGCTCTGCGATCAGCAGTGCTTCGCAAGGATACTGACACCCAGGCCGCCGTAACCGTCCTCTTGCTGCGCAACTACATCAGCACCGCCGATATCACACAAGCCGATCTCCTCGTCGCGCAAACACAATTCCCAACATCCGCATCGAACAACCAGGTATGCCGGTACCTGTACTACATCGGCCGCATTCGTGCCATCCAGCTTGCCTACACCCAAGCGCACGACCACCTCGAATCCGCGACACGAAAGTCACCCACCAATGGTCCGGCAGTTGGCTTCTACCAGCAAGCCACTAAGCTGTTGATCGTGGTGGAGCTCCTGATGGGTGATATCCCCGAGCGATCGATCTTCCGACAACCTGCCCTCGAATCCGCCCTCTACCCATACCTCAAGCTTGTCCAAGCTGTGCGCGTTGGTGATCTACAGGCATTCCTCAAGTGTGTCAGTTTGAACGAGCAACAGTTCCGCAAGGACGGCACATACACGCTAGTCCTCCGCCTTCGTCAAAATGTTATCAAGACCGGTGTGCGCATGCTGTCGCTGTCATACTCGCGCATCTCCCTCCGAGACATTTGCACGCGCTTAGGTGTGGATTCAGAAGAGTCGGCTGAGTACATCACGGCAAAGGCCATTCGTGATGGTGTCATAGAGGCTTCGCTTGATCACCAGAATGGTCACATGGTCACAGTGCCACAGAAAGATGCCTACAGCACAACCGAGCCGTCGGATGCCTTCCATGCACGAATAAGTGCTCTCTTGGGCATGAGGGATGAGTGCGTAATGGCCATGCGATACCCGATGAACAAGAACCGCCAGGAGCTTGCAGAGGCAGCCAAGGCTCGTGACCGAGAACGCGAGTTGGCTAAGGAGATTGTTGAGGGAGAAGGCGACATCGATGATGGAGATGACGGTGGTTTCGAGGGTATGTAG
- a CDS encoding Fujikurins efflux protein has translation MALQIESHANDSQIQLHDFEANRSNEDLTFALPRADGGRHAWLALAGAFTLEYVVWGFPFAFGIFQEYFRTHEPFSHEPTGIAAISTTASGIMYLSSTLVAIALKRWPHIRRPSGVIGLGVMILALLGASFSNTTGALIVTQGVLYGLGGMTLYFPCMYVVDEWFIARKGLAFGVVWSGTGAAGATVPFLAQ, from the exons ATGGCGCTACAAATCGAATCGCACGCGAACGACTCTCAGATACAGCTTCACGACTTCGAGGCCAACCGCTCGAACGAGGACCTCACGTTCGCCCTCCCACGAGCAGATGGTGGCAGACATGCATGGCTCGCTCTAGCAGGAGCTTTCACATTAGAATACGTGGTCTGGGGATTTCCCTTCGCATTCGGTATATTCCAGGAATATTTTCGG ACGCATGAGCCATTCAGTCACGAACCCACTGGAATTGCGGCCATATCTACCACGGCGTCCGGCATCATGTATCTATCTTCTACTCTCGTGGCAATAGCGCTTAAGCGATGGCCACATATTCGACGTCCATCGGGAGTAATTGGTCTGGGCGTTATGATCCTTGCCCTGCTTGGGGCCTCCTTTAGCAACACCACCGGAGCTTTGATCGTCACACAAGGCGTGCTCTATGGACTGGGCGGCATGACCTTGTACTTCCCGTGCATGTATGTCGTCGATGAGTGGTTCATCGCACGCAAAGGTCTCGCTTTCGGCGTCGTCTGGTCAGGCACGGGAGCTGCAGGTGCTACTGTGCCATTCTTAGCGCAATGA